A part of Drosophila bipectinata strain 14024-0381.07 chromosome 3L, DbipHiC1v2, whole genome shotgun sequence genomic DNA contains:
- the LOC108124877 gene encoding acyl-CoA-binding protein-like codes for MVSFEEATELAKKFSKKPTDAEFLEFYGFFKQATAGDVNIEKPGALDLKGKAKYEAWAANKGLSKDAAKEAYVKVYEKYAPKYA; via the exons ATGGTGTCT TTTGAGGAAGCTACTGAACTCGCCAAGAAGTTCTCCAAGAAGCCCACCGATGCCGAGTTCCTGGAGTTCTACGGTTTCTTCAAGCAGGCCACCGCTGGCGATGTGAACATCGAGAAGCCCGGAGCCCTGGACCTGAAGGGCAAGGCCAAGTACGAAGCCTGGGCCGCCAACAAGGGACTCTCCAAGGATGCCGCCAAGGAGGCCTACGTGAAGGTGTACGAGAAATACGCCCCCAAGTACGCCTAA
- the LOC108124870 gene encoding acyl-CoA-binding protein — protein MVSFEEAAELAKNFTKKPTDSEFLEFYGLFKQATVGDVNIEKPGVFDLKKKAMYEAWNSNKGLSQEAAKEAYVKVYEKYAPKYA, from the coding sequence ATGGTCAGTTTTGAGGAAGCCGCCGAACTCGCCAAGAACTTCACCAAGAAGCCCACCGACTCCGAATTCCTGGAGTTCTACGGTCTCTTCAAACAGGCCACCGTGGGCGACGTTAACATCGAGAAGCCGGGCGTCTTTGATCTCAAGAAGAAGGCCATGTACGAGGCCTGGAACTCCAACAAGGGTCTGTCCCAGGAGGCCGCCAAGGAGGCCTACGTGAAGGTGTACGAGAAGTACGCCCCCAAGTACGCCTAA
- the Acbp6 gene encoding acyl-CoA-binding protein, translating into MPTFEEIVEKAKSFKNLPTKEEFLEFYGYYKQATVGDCNIEEPEDEEKKARYNAWKSKAGLTADDAKAYYIEVYKKYAPKYE; encoded by the exons ATGCCCACC TTTGAGGAGATCGTCGAGAAGGCCAAGAGCTTCAAGAACTTGCCCACCAAGGAGGAGTTCCTCGAGTTCTACGGCTACTACAAGCAGGCCACCGTTGGTGACTGCAACATCGAGGAGCCGGAGGATGAGGAGAAGAAGGCCCGCTACAACGCCTGGAAGAGCAAGGCCGGTCTGACCGCCGACGATGCCAAGGCCTACTACATCGAGGTCTACAAGAAGTACGCCCCCAAGTACGAATAA
- the BBS1 gene encoding BBSome complex member BBS1 yields the protein MAGAPNWLHVETEDDSPKITTLSSCLTLSDVQRDGYVRLLAADISLDETSQEPTATLKVFRGLKLKQEQTLPGIPAAITSLYIDESEPKTPVIAVAIAESVLFYRNLKPYFKYTIPALDSEELEQEVWRKLPVVKTESHPALLDSLKDLEHAKLSRKSQRLLQLSEEEREGFISTHKDSPVGRVGNIVAMCCLKRISSDANPPSHLVLATDTGNILILEPQGFNLVYEGRTCSHETAVPSMISVQGTFEADFCIVVATRNGGVYLLRKSHPEGQEVFKLGTPLTGLLLLPIDQTIIASTMDNRYVCYSKRGKLLYQVALPAPPVCILPLPLTHLGLTLVAIALKGGVVKFYLQRYQVDEFALKETVDAMLYGRMGMEDHVLTLVTQSGEIVVKILRRVSRFEPRPEDLGNRRHRGDQNSIADASILDKPKKSSIFVEQAAREKQQAKATYGSFQVELWRVRHTAARATIDAINSSESTISGDLTHAPVKLSAEVCGSGPAFRLYLTVQNLSTFKMASNLVVLLHADRRHYAIQQTLARLPSVLPGVPLRVDFEVVAVLDSMDKLPPATLNPDNSQIRVMLMKAGQAKPLIAAIVAMPQSEAAY from the exons ATGGCCGGTGCTCCCAACTGGCTTCATGTGGAAACGGAGGATGATAGTCCAAAGATCACAACCCTTTCCAGCTGCCTCACCTTAAGTGATGTCCAGCGGGATGGATATGTCCGCCTTCTGGCGGCGGACATTTCCCTGGACGAAACATCTCAGGAGCCGACGGCCACTCTCAAGGTTTTTCGAGGTCTTAAGCTTAAGCAGGAGCAAACCCTCCCGGGGATTCCGGCGGCCATCACGAGTCTCTATATTGACGAATCGGAACCCAAGACGCCTG TGATTGCCGTAGCCATCGCCGAGTCCGTGCTCTTTTACCGAAACCTCAAGCCCTACTTTAAGTACACCATTCCCGCCCTGGATTCCGAGGAACTAGAGCAGGAGGTATGGCGTAAGCTGCCGGTGGTGAAAACCGAGAGCCACCCTGCCCTTCTGGACTCTCTGAAAGACCTCGAACATGCCAAGTTGTCGCGTAAGTCGCAGCGACTTCTCCAGCTAAGCGAGGAGGAGCGCGAGGGCTTCATCAGCACCCACAAGGACTCGCCGGTGGGTCGTGTCGGCAACATTGTCGCCATGTGCTGCCTCAAACGCATCTCCAGCGACGCCAATCCTCCCTCGCATCTCGTTCTCGCCACGGACACCGGCAACATTCTTATCCTGGAGCCGCAGGGCTTCAACCTAGTGTATGAGGGCAGGACCTGCAGCCACGAGACCGCCGTGCCGAGCATGATTTCTGTCCAGGGAACTTTCGAGGCGGACTTTTGCATTGTTGTGGCTACGCGGAACGGAGGCGTCTACTTGTTGCGCAAGTCCCACCCCGAGGGTCAGGAAGTCTTTAAGCTGGGAACCCCGCTCACAGGACTCCTGCTCCTTCCCATCGACCAGACGATCATTGCCTCCACGATGGACAACCGCTACGTTTGCTATTCCAAGCGCGGAAAGCTGCTCTACCAGGTTGCCCTGCCGGCTCCGCCAGTCTGCATTCTACCCTTACCCCTCACCCACCTAGGACTCACCCTGGTGGCCATTGCCCTTAAGGGGGGCGTGGTCAAGTTCTACCTTCAGCGCTACCAGGTGGATGAGTTCGCTCTGAAGGAGACAGTGGATGCCATGCTATACGGGCGTATGGGCATGGAGGACCATGTGCTCACCCTGGTCACCCAAAGCGGTGAGATTGTGGTTAAGATCCTGCGAAGGGTTTCACGATTCGAGCCGCGACCGGAGGATCTTGGAAATAGACGGCATAGAGGAGATCAGAACTCCATTGCGGATGCCTCGATTTTGGACAAACCCAAGAAGAGTTCTATTTTCGTGGAACAAGCGGCGAGGGAGAAACAACAAGCGAAAG CCACTTATGGCAGTTTTCAGGTGGAGCTCTGGCGGGTCCGCCACACCGCCGCTCGCGCCACCATCGATGCCATCAACTCGTCGGAAAGCACCATATCCGGAGACCTGACCCACGCCCCCGTCAAACTCTCCGCCGAAGTATGCGGCAGTGGGCCTGCCTTTCGCCTCTACCTCACTGTTCAGAACCTGTCGACCTTTAAAATGGCCTCAAATCTGGTGGTGCTCCTCCATGCGGACAGGAGGCACTACGCCATCCAGCAGACTCTGGCCCGCTTGCCCAGCGTGCTACCCGGCGTGCCCCTGAGGGTTGATTTCGAGGTGGTAGCAGTGCTGGATTCAATGGATAAGCTGCCCCCAGCCACCCTAAATCCGGACAACTCCCAGATACGGGTGATGCTGATGAAGGCGGGCCAGGCCAAGCCACTCATCGCCGCCATCGTTGCAATGCCCCAATCCGAGGCAGCCTACTAA